A segment of the Trifolium pratense cultivar HEN17-A07 linkage group LG7, ARS_RC_1.1, whole genome shotgun sequence genome:
AATGCAATTTACCATCACTTGTAGTTCCCatatttttgttctttgatTCTGAACATTTCTCCATACAGGTATAACCGAGCAGAAACTATACGGAACTTGTTATGGAAGATAGGGCCTGTGATTCCTAAAGAAATTGAAGAGAAGCTTAATCATTGGGAGGAAGAGTATTTCAAGAAGCATTCTGCAGCATTGAAATCTTATATGTCAAAAGTGCTGGTTGATCTGACTGTGGTAAACTCTCCCTCCCTCCTTCATCTCCTTCCCTTTTCTCTCACAGACATACACATTTATACCTTCACATATGAGAAAGGTACTGACTTATGTTACAAATGTATCTATCAATTTATGTTTTCATGATCTTTTATCTGTAATCAAACCTTGCTTGGTAAATTTAGCTTTGGCTgcttatattttttaaagaaaccaTGTGGATGCAGACCTTGTGATGTTGCTGCCACTAAGGAATGTTAAGCATCTGTGGTGGAAACTTTAAGAATCTAGTTATACTGATAGGACAATCATGTGAACTTTTGTGCTGATGCACCTTAACTTCTGTTTCTAAACAGATTGAACTCACATcagtctttttttaaaaaataaaaaataaaatcaaacgcCATTGGTACAACAAAATGTACATTTCCTTCCGTATCATCATTATTCTCCCCATGTTCCTCTACTCGTTGCATCATCTATATACTATCTGATTGCATTTTGCTAAGGGCACGTGTCAATTTCTTAGAAGCAATTCTTTCATTGAGGAGGCATGCCAATTGTTTAAGACCCGCTCGTTTACTATAGTGCAGTAATAAGTTGCTTGACATGCAAAGTCATAATTAACTATTGAACAAAACATAGTATTGACCGTGATTTTTCATGCTGCTTatatttcactatttttttGCAGCTTCTGGTTGCAAAATGAATTTGTAAACTAACAATAAACTACTGTATTTTGCTAGGATATGGTACCACCAAAAGATCCATACATACAAGTAAGGGTCCTTGAAGACATAAGAGAAGGCATTGTACTTAGTGATGATAAAAATCCCAACTTTGCCCGACATTCCATGCACTTTCTGAAACGAACTGATGCTGAGAAATATATCTCAAGGGTAATTTTCTTGTAGCTTATAATT
Coding sequences within it:
- the LOC123898111 gene encoding DNA replication complex GINS protein PSF1-like, with product MYGRKACQLVKEFASGEKGQLTPFNNDLFDQVVAECSQHHGELQSLIRKMQEEGLDVQTARNADHYGALIHLFSIVRNKRCLTAYVYNRAETIRNLLWKIGPVIPKEIEEKLNHWEEEYFKKHSAALKSYMSKVLVDLTVDMVPPKDPYIQVRVLEDIREGIVLSDDKNPNFARHSMHFLKRTDAEKYISRGLMEELTG